A single window of Terriglobia bacterium DNA harbors:
- a CDS encoding DUF1059 domain-containing protein: MANITQPNRTDKENENYSFRCADAGFTGCSWEAKGSSPDEVLRKAEQHGREQHNLTSIDDETRDKVRSKIRHAA, translated from the coding sequence GGCCAATATCACTCAGCCAAACCGCACTGATAAAGAAAACGAAAATTACTCATTCCGCTGCGCCGACGCCGGCTTTACCGGATGTTCCTGGGAAGCGAAAGGCTCCAGTCCGGATGAAGTACTGCGCAAAGCGGAGCAGCATGGCCGCGAGCAGCACAACCTGACGTCAATTGATGACGAAACTCGCGACAAAGTACGCAGCAAGATCCGTCACGCCGCCTGA